Proteins co-encoded in one Apodemus sylvaticus chromosome 6, mApoSyl1.1, whole genome shotgun sequence genomic window:
- the LOC127686714 gene encoding thymosin beta-10-like, which produces MADKPDVGEIASFGKAKLKKTEMQERNTLPTKEIIEQEKRSEIS; this is translated from the coding sequence ATGGCAGATAAGCCGGACGTGGGGGAAATCGCCAGCTTCGGTAAGGCCAAGCTGAAGAAAACCGAGATGCAGGAGAGGAACACCCTGCCGACCAAAGAGATCATTGAACAGGAAAAGAGGAGTGAAATCTCCTAA